The segment TGTGCCACTGTGTCTTCAGAGGTGTGGTGAGGCTATGGAGGTCAGATGGACCCTCCTCCAGAAAAGGCTGTGTGAAGCAGTAGGGACTGAACTGGAGGCTGGGGATCAGAAGAGTGATGGATGTGTCAAAGCAAATTTGACATGTTTGACAATGTGCCCTTGGAGAACAAGAAGCTGTGCAGAGGGAAGTTGTGAAATGAGCAGCAGGTGTTATGGAAGAGGACCGACAATTTCTCAACCTGTGCTCCCCAGAGCAGTAGTAAGGCATTTTCTGCATGGCCTGAAAGTGCAGCATTTTGAGGATTCAGATGGGAAACGAAGCGTTGGTGCAGAAGGCTAAGCGTAATTTTGGATGGTCAGTTCTTGCTTTCATAGTTTGTTCAAGTCGATGAAGAAGGGAGAAGTggtaaaaaaaatcatttccaaagcCATGACAGTAACAGGTTCTGTgcagagggaaaggggaagaagttCAGATCTAAGTGACCACACACAACTAACTAGATGTTTCCCCAGCAGAGTGATTGGCTGGTTCTTAGCACACTGAACATACTGTGGCTTTTTAAGTGGTGTTGAAATAGCCCAGCACTACAGTGCAGACATGAGCAGTAAAACAAGTGTTTTATCTGGACCTCATGCCACAGAATATGATTTATAATTTTCCCTGGCATATCCACACAAGGCAGCTGAAAATCAGTCACTGAAGTTCCAAAGAATCCACAAAAAGGTGAGAAAATCCTAAATGATTGTCTTTGCCATTGCACCCTGTCTGTCTGATGCTTTCTGTCACACTTTGTAGAGATGGTAACAAGAAGGGAGCGAGGGAAAAACTGGcagaaaggaaatcaaacatttccccttgcccACTAGTTAGAAATGGACTGCAGGTGTGTGATTGTCTTCATTACTTTCATGAAGGGGAAAGCTTCATTCTGGGAACACCCTTCCATGAACAAGTGTTATCATATTGCTATAAATGCACCTCTGTAATAAAAGAGGCACTATCCAAGGACATTAGCAGCTTTCAGCTTAGATGATCACTTAAGATTAGCCAAGAAAACACAGGAGCATAACTTTGTGTCCATGGTTTTTGTGGTATCTGTCCTGACTGATATCTGCCACAAGAACTGCATGCTGCTCAGCACATAAACCACAGGTGGGGTGTTTAATcccaagaaggaaaaagaccACCTAGAcacttcctgctgctgtttgatttAGGTTTCCATTAATGAATTTCATCTAATAAAAATGAGATGTGAGAACTGTAAGTGACTTTGTGGATGTTCTTTCCCTCAGTCAGAGAAGGAACCTCTTCATTTCCATTACAGCCAAATGCAAAATTACTGATGTTTTGTCATCTACCCACAGGACATTCATTACATCTAATACCTGTACCTTACAGTCTTTATGCCAATGGTAGGAGATGATATAGGCTGGATTAACAGTAGGGATCAATGTCTTAGCTTAAGTACCAGTATATTAATTTAGTCAAAGGAATCAATGTCTGCTAGTTCTGAGGCCATGGCGTTTAACATTAAGACATTCTGCTCAACCAGCTTATGTTAGACAGTTGGCCacctgctcacagcacagacacagtTCTGCAGGAGGGAATGAACTGCCTTCTGGAGGTGACTGCAGAGGGAGGTTGAATGACTGCTTCCTAAAGTGGGCTCCTGATCAGAAGTTGGGAGTGGGCTTAGACAGAGCCCAATGCAACTTAAATGTTTGGGTCCTCTACAAAGGAATTTGTTTCACGTCACATTAGACATATGGTGGCAGAGGAGGGTTCTGCACTGGGTCATATAAAGACTAGGAGCAAAGTTAACCACAGGGTCTTCCTTTCAGTGTTTCATGTAGGACTGACAGACCTGCTGCAAAAAGCACTGTGATAAAGCAGAGGTTCTGTGCTTCCTGAAGATTACACTTTTTGTTCTCCACAACCCCTTTCAGAATGCCCTCAAACTCTTTCTTTAGAGACCATGGATCTCTCCAGTCCTACCACTAGAAGCACACAATGTCGCAGCACATAGCTGTAGATGGCAATATCCAGCGTCCTGCAGAACACTGTGCAGTGCCCGGAGTTCcctgctttcagaaaagcactAAAGTTTTCAAATCCTCATGTGCTTATCAACCTCCAttaattcaaacagaaaatttaGGGGTTGCGTCAAATGAGATGTTTGTGTTTCTAATGGAAATAGGTGTAATGGCACCAGCAAGAGTCCCAACCAAGCATTGCTGGTATCTGTGCCTGCTACAGAATAATGCAGCAAGATTGTGTCCACTGCCCACGCCATCAGCTGGGTGAGGAATCCATCTGCACCATGCATTTATCTTGCCTCTGTCCACGAAGTACTGAAGACAGTGTTTCTGGATTGGTAAGATGAGAAACAGTACTGATTTTGTTCATCACACTTTGCCTGTGTGGATAGTCTGCAAGCACATCATGGCATTTTATAAAGAGAGAAGGGACCATTTGTGACCATGCAATGATTCACCTTTTCCCAGATCTCTCCACTTTGACTAGTTCCTCTCTTGCAGCTGTTTTTCAATGTGCTCCTCCACCTTTCCTGTGCCTGAATTAAGAGCTGGTGGGGATAAAGGAAAGGAGCTGCAAtatttggttggtttggtttgttggtttaCAAGATTTTCATTCAGATCCAGTATTATGGGGGAAGGAGTAGGGGGAACAGCCCCAAGGAATGGAGCGAAATAAACTGCTCAACCATAAACTCAACGTGAGCAGGCACAGAAAGTTAACCACATCCTGGGATGTATCAAAAGCAGCATGCCCAGAAGGGGGAGGGAGACTAttctccccctctgctctgctgacagTGTACTGTGTTCAGCACTGGGCCCTCAGCTGGACCGAGGGCTTATAccaagtccagaggagggccacgaggATGCTCAGAGTGCTGGAGCGCCTATCCTAcagagacaggctgagggagagcCAGgcttgttcaacctggagaagacactggggagacctcactgctaAGTCCAGTACTTCAGAGTAGCTTataggaaggagaaggaatgaCTTTTCACATGGTCAGACaatgataggacaaagggggattgttttaaactaaaagataggaaatttaggttagatgtgaGGAGGAAATCCTTTATgcagagagtggtgaggccctcgcacagctgcccaaggaagctgtgggtgccccatccctggaggtgcccaaggccaggcttgatggggccctgcacagcctgagctggggggggcATCCAGCCCGTGGacaggggttggggctggggtGGCTTTGAtatcccatccaacccaaccattgtgtgattctgtgattctacaaacTCCTATGAGTGTCACAATGTCCTGTGAGGGTCAGATGCTTTGTCCCATGTATGGTTCTTAGAATTTctctaagaaaatgaaaggtcGATTCTGTCAGGCTGAACTGCTTATTGTTGGTACCCACAGCCCTAGGGAACAAATGCGTTACAATGAACTGCACCTTACTGTAATCAAAATCAGCCATCTACAGCATAGATGGTAGCGGTCTCTATCatgttttctgtgcatctgCATAGGGCAAACCTCAGTGAGCTGTAACACTGCTTGAAGTTGTATACAGACTGCCTGCAATTTTTACACACTTCTGACAAAACTTGTCTCACCTAATCCTAGCAGCAGGATGCTAAGATGTTTTTGCCACAGTTGTTAACACTAGGTTCTTCTTTTACTCAGGCAACAAAAGGAGGTACTTTGACTTCAGGCACAATGAACCCGAGATATTCttgctgtttatttaaatatctgtttCCTGCTGTAAAAAGGCCTCAGAAGTGAATTAAAACAGCCACGTTATAATTTAGATTTTCCTCCATGCTGTGTAGAATTTGGCCTGAAATACAACATATTGAAAAGTACCTTAAAGCTCTGTCCTCTATCCCTCCCCACATCTAGCTCTGGCTACGGAGGACTGGGATGAATCCAAAAACACCAACAAGTTATCATGAGGGAAAGTCACATGAGTTACCAGCTCTCTCACCTCTGCCCACAGGTCTGTCACACAATATGAGTGCTTCGACCACACCATTCTTCCCCTCAGATGCAAACAGCCAGGCTCAGGGAGCTAactacagcagtgctgcaggaaagtCAGAGCCATCTTACGCCGTTCTCAAGTTCATGGAGAGCTTCTGCCTCATCAGTGCCACCTGTGGGATGGTGGGAAATGGCATGGTTCTGTGGTACCTTGGCTTCTGCATCCGCAGAAACCACTTCACTGTCTACATCCTAAACCTAGCTGCTGCTGACTTTGGCTATCTCCTCTGCATCGCCATTGAGACCGTCCAGTACCTGATGCAGTTCAACGTAGGTGTACAGTTTGGGATATTCCTCTTCCTGGATCTTTTCATGTATGGGACTGGTTTATACCTCCTGACAGCCATCAGCATTGAAAGGTGCCTCTCCGTCCTCTGCCCAATCTGGTACCGAAGCCACCGCCCAAAGCACTTGTCTGCCATCATCTCTGGCCTTCTCTGGGGCCTGTCTCTGCTACTGAACATGGTTGGCTATATTCTGTGCTCCATCCACCCCTCTGGCAGCTGCCAGTTGCTGCTTATTGCCATTGGCGTCTTGGATTTCCTGGTCTGCACACCCCTCATGCTGTTCTTCAGCCTAACCCTCTTCCTCAGAGTCAAGTGCAGCTCCCAGACCTTCCGAACAGGACGGCTCTTCACTGTCATCATGCTCACCGtgctcttcttcctcattttcgCTGTGCCTCTCAGCATCCTCATCCTCCTTGACTTCTTGGGCTACAAATTCCTCTACTCACCCGAGATCGGCTTTGTGCTTTCCTGTGTGAACAGCAGTCTCAACCCTGTCATTTACTTCCTTGTGGGGAGGTACAGGGACCGGAGAATCAAGTTCACCCTCAAGCTGGCATTTCAGAGGGTCTTTGAAGATTCAGCGGATGACAAAGAGGAACGGGATACCCGAGACACGATAACTATGTCCTCCTAATATCCTTCAGTGTCTGTTCAGTAGCGGTGCTCTGAAGGTGGGAGGTGGGTGTTCACAGAGCTGAAGAACTCTGGGGTACTGCGGGTACTCAATaaagctctgtttttcagaacattAATATTCAGTCACTTTTTTTTCAATGAAGATCTCTGAAGATGAGAGGGGATCTGTGATCTCCCTGttgaaatcagaaaagaaatgagtacAACTCccttaattttaaatatttgtacatTGGCACCATATGCAATCTTTGTGGCTCACAGGGTGAACAATTCTCTGCTTCCTAATGTGAGAATTTCAAATAGTgaaatgctttgtgttctgGAAGTCtttgttaattatttaataGTTATTAGTTAATAGGAGTGTTTCACACCACAGATGTGATGCAGTAGAAAagagctccatcccttcccaacATGCCCCGCAACTTCACGCATTCATTTGCATGCactgttttcctgtatttcaagTAAATACAAGAGTTGTgtataattttatatttccCCAACACAGCACAAAAGTACCTTCATTTAACTGCAACAAGAATtgggttgttattttttcccttcacagaTGATAATAACCCAACATGTCTTGACCTACCGGAAGAAATaagttcaaagaaaataaaataataattttaaaacagaaaatggaagataaaTACATATCAGAAATTTGCAACAAATTTCTTTCCAGACCCAAGACTGGACTCATGAGATGTGATCGTTTGCAATGTCAGACTATTACTCCACACAATATTTGCTCTTTTAACCTAAATCAATAAGGTAAGAGAATGCAAGACATTTTCTATGAGAAACCTTGCTGATTTCCTCATCTGCAAATAGTTTCTTAAGGGAAGCTGCATTCTCCTACTGTCTATTCTCTTTTCTATGTTCATTTGCCTTTGTTCTCAATGCTGAAAAATGCCACTTAAAAATAGTGGTCACCCCAACGTCTGTGGTTgctttttgcttcctgtttacagtttttgaaagctgaaaattgAGGCCCATTTCTATTatcctttaatttttaatgccctttttctgcagtgtgcaCATAGTTGATTCAGACCAGGCCTGTGTCGTcagttgtttttcagtaagattttcttctcttctgactTCTACTGATGGGGGGAAGAGACCGTCCATttatctgaaagcattttaaaatgtattctttttaaaatgtattctttttaatatctgcAATGATTTTATCATTGGGAGAGAAGAGACTCCActcatttcctttattattaaaaatgttccaagccttttttttttttttaatggaaaacaagctctattaaaaactaaatatttatcttctcaGAAGAAGACATCAACAGAACACACACCGTAAAAAACCTTCCATCCTGATAGTTTATCTCTGTACATACCCATCATGAAGTGCCTTTCAGAGCAAACATACCTTCCACCTTTTCCCTTGAGGGCTTAAAAGATGATGCTTGTATGTAAATGACAACTGTAGGAGCCCTCGACCGTGTATGGTGTGAGACAGGCGTTCTCAGAGGTGACACCTGCAAATGTTTGCAGTGCTTCTCTTGTGGTCCAGAAGAAGTTGGTGACAGAATAAGCAAGGAAATGGGCACCTTTGCAGGATCTTCCACCCTGAACTAACACCATGGAAAGCATATCAGTACcacaggaaggaaggggaagcaAGTAGTGAGAAGGCTATGTTGTCCTGTTTGAAGGAGAAGATCAGCTAACTGGGGGCAGGAGGAAGGGCAATACCTctaaacagttttcttttgccCTGCTTAGGGGTTTCATAAGTTCACAGCCAAGTGGTTGTCTCATGACCCACATTGCAACTTGGGATCAGGTGAAAAGGAGAGCAGGGGAGGTAAAGCAGCGCAAACAGGCTTGCTGGTGAGAATGTTTCAGAAACCCCACCGCAGGCCCTACAAGTTGTATGCTTTAAAAGCTTAACATGATCATCCAGCCCTACCCAGGATGGAGACAGACAGCACTTCAAAGTTAGGTGTCTGCAGGCAAGAAGTCACGTATAAAAGACCCAGTCTGACATCAAACTCTGCTTGATTTTAACTAAGAGATGACAAAATCAAGTAATTATGTCATGGTTTGAATGAAAAATCCACCTGCATCCGTGACAGGGGGCCAtgggccccgcaggggccctaggccgaaagggaaaagttaattaggaaaaggaaacagcagcaacgatctaaggaggcacacttatttactaaatactatatcgaaatacaggataacacaatataatacaatataattgaaaactgagctaacaaataaagcaaaataggagagagaatgagtcccgtaaccgagaggcctactgtgaatctaggtgaaacggtgaaggctcccacacactcccctgaacgccagaactcgaaagacatCAGTCTAGCCTGCGACCGAGCTAATAAAGTGTCCAGGTCCtgtgacctatcgtgttgttctctgggagatgtagtcttcttctgtaagttgcagattcagtaaaattattcatgctttatatgatgttatgatgtggaatactgatagcaaaattacaaaattattaaaccatgacaaattACATCACAGAATGTGGTTCAGATCTGCTCAAAGGCAATTCTTGAATGTGAAGGCAGCAGAAGACCCTTGCTTCCTCATAGTACGGCACCTGGAGCCCAAGGGTGACTTGTCCCTCTGGGGCCAACACCTATCCATCCCACAACTTGCACAAACACACTGCTGAAACTCTCTCTTCCTCACCCCATTGGGATGCGCCATTGTTCTGTGTGGGGTGCAGTGGAACTACCAGGTCGTAGCCTGAACCAGAGGTTGATAACCAGGTGAGAAGGCCTGGCTAACCCAGGGAGttcaggtgcaagcaatgcaatGACTGAAAGTGGTGGAGCCTGCATCCACCCTTCCTCACGTTCATTTAAGAGTTAGCAGCAGAGGGAATAGAATCTCTCTGCATAGAGCTTGTATTCCTCTTGAACTATCGTTGATCACTGGAAGGGGTGAGACaatcttccttctttattaccAGCTACTGCTCTGTGGTGCCTGTATCTCATCTGACAGCACTGTCATCACCTTCTTTTGCTGTACATGGTGTCagtatatgggggggggggggcaccgcacaggaaatgcattttgaaggaaaagttGGGAAAATGTATGCTTTCCCTTAGACTAATCTAATCTCAGTCAAATCTGATTTCAcaagacaaaatgaaacaaattccATTCCCCTGAGAATTTCCCACTATCTCTTCTTGACTGTACATTTATACATCCTTAGCTTAAAAGCATTTGGCCCCAGTACAGATGCATAAAAAGCCTTCCAAAGATTCAAGATGCATACCAGCACGTCACCAGTGATGGAATTTCTGGGAGGTGATTTTTTCCCCACCTGATCTAAGAGAAACCAGAGCAGAAATGTGGCTTTGCCTCACGACGTAAAAGAACCTCATTCTCAACTGCTTGACTTCACCCCGTCCTATTCCACGCAGTAAACACGCTCCTTCCTGTCAACACCTGCTCTTCAGTGCTTGCACTGACGAACAAACACATGAAATCTGAAGATAGAAACATCTTCCCCTTCCCAAAAACCCAATGGGAGAAATTAGAAACCAAGAGGAAGACAGCCTGAAGAAAATTACAGATGCCAGATTCTTTCAGAGCTCAATTCAGCTGCACAGGTAATCATCTGAGGACCAAGCTGACCAATTCCTCACCATCCACATGCTTTCTGgttctctgtctctctgttgCACCATATTCTGGCCCCTCTCATAGGCATACATGCATGCACAGTCACTGTGCAGCCATGTCTGCCCATCTCCTATTGCTTTAAGTAGCAATGTTccacttactttcttttttttccctgttaaatAGTcctattctttttcctctgcaccAATTCCACACTTGGCTGATTCACACCTCTCCAAATTCTTGCATGATTTTGTCCTCTCCTCGACATCTAACATCATGCTAGCTGTTGTTAACTACATGCCCCTCAAAAGCTATCTGTCCCAGGCCACAAAGCCTGGGAATAACCAACACGCCAAGCAGGCCCTTCTTCTTAGATGagtctgctgccttcctgggggTCAGGTGAGGGACATCACCAGGAAACTACCTAGCCTGGTACAGCCAGCAGACCACAACCCCTTACTGCTTTTCCATATAGGGAGAGATGAAGCAGCTACATGTGGGTCAAGGGCTATCAAAAGGGACTTCAGGGCCTTGGGATGATGGCTGAAGGAGTTTAATGCATAgatcatcttttcttctctgcctcctgTATTGGGACATGGAAACCAATTGAAGAACCTTATCTTTAAACACCTGGCTTCGTGGCTGGTGCCATCACAAGAACTGTGGTATTTTTGACAACCAGATGGCCTACATGGCACCAGGAATGCTCACTGCACAATGTGTGGCAGAGACAATAAGGTGTGAATGACTGTCAAAGGCTGCACTAAGGATGAGGCAAACTGTAATGAAAAGAtacaaagagaagaatgaagacAGGAAATGGAGACTGAGCCAAGTGaatatgtgaatatttttttcttatattagATACAGGAAAAACCTTCAAGACACCATGGGgtgaaaaatgtcagaaaagtgaattttctttcataacagCTGATTCCAGCTGTGTCAGTCTAGTATTTAATAGAAGTTGAATAATACAAGGTCCAGAGATACTTCCTCTGATTTAGGCCTAGATTCAATTAGATATAGATGCCCCAGAGAACCACAAAGGCTTGTTTATTGACCAAATGGAACAAGAATTTATTATGCTGGCACGATCTGCCTGGGCTGCCTGCAAGGTTTCAGCTTCTCcaggccctgctgctcccatATGATCCCTGCTTGGGCATTTCTGCTCCCCAGTACATGGCATATGCATCACTGGAAGTCTT is part of the Coturnix japonica isolate 7356 chromosome 5, Coturnix japonica 2.1, whole genome shotgun sequence genome and harbors:
- the LOC107314127 gene encoding proto-oncogene Mas-like, coding for MSASTTPFFPSDANSQAQGANYSSAAGKSEPSYAVLKFMESFCLISATCGMVGNGMVLWYLGFCIRRNHFTVYILNLAAADFGYLLCIAIETVQYLMQFNVGVQFGIFLFLDLFMYGTGLYLLTAISIERCLSVLCPIWYRSHRPKHLSAIISGLLWGLSLLLNMVGYILCSIHPSGSCQLLLIAIGVLDFLVCTPLMLFFSLTLFLRVKCSSQTFRTGRLFTVIMLTVLFFLIFAVPLSILILLDFLGYKFLYSPEIGFVLSCVNSSLNPVIYFLVGRYRDRRIKFTLKLAFQRVFEDSADDKEERDTRDTITMSS